A part of Candida albicans SC5314 chromosome 2, complete sequence genomic DNA contains:
- a CDS encoding uncharacterized protein (Has domain(s) with predicted N,N-dimethylaniline monooxygenase activity, NADP binding, flavin adenine dinucleotide binding activity and role in oxidation-reduction process) gives MPSLSDLDYENPVKIASTQIETVAIIGGGASGAIILDTLLKEPSNIKKIVVFERQKKLGGIWLFNKDIRSTPNDLIKSGSYNLENDPQLPNPFHKQQEKAKKILLPKNTQERFIETPSYYGITTNIIEKMMTYSDVNKWDVEGDAETRKYVEGSIVQDYIEKYFDKNLNDPRTELRLNSTVEDVERITRDDNSNGSDKIPYRFKLTVRNPQDDDHDVWYQEEFDTVVIATGHYHVPFIPHVPGLKTVQEKYPSKIQHAKFYRDSSSYKNKTVVVVGSRASGADLTKFIAREDGTTVYQSVRNFDNTKFVTQKTNVVKKPQIEKFEFSEGSIKIVFEDGTLLENPDYVIYCTGYLFSYPYLNRLTNNQITEGITIPNLYQHTFLINEPLITIIGVPIDGISFRVFEYQAVLLARYLTGKISLPPRSKQSEWVNKRYEDKKNTRAYHTIGVLDAFNYSNDLIKLGEVSDKVEVGRKFPILSSDDILLYKEAGEKLKKFWDER, from the coding sequence ATGCCTTCTTTATCTGATTTGGATTATGAGAACCCTGTCAAGATTGCTTCGACTCAAATAGAAACTGTGGCTATCATCGGTGGTGGAGCATCTGGAGCAATTATTCTAGACACTTTGTTAAAAGAACCATCAaacatcaaaaaaatagttgtatttgaaagacaaaagaaattagGCGGTATTTGGCTCTTTAATAAAGACATTAGATCGACTCCTAATGATCTCATCAAATCGGGTAGTTATAATTTGGAGAATGATCCACAATTGCCTAATCCATTCCATAagcaacaagaaaaagctaagaaaattttattacCTAAAAACACACAAGAAAGGTTTATTGAAACCCCAAGTTATTATGGAATCACCACCAacatcattgaaaaaatgatGACATACAGTGACGTCAATAAATGGGATGTTGAAGGAGATGCAGAAACAAGGAAATATGTTGAAGGAAGCATTGTTCAAGACTATATTgagaaatattttgataaaaatttgaatgatCCTAGAACCGAATTGAGGTTAAATTCAACTGTTGAAGATGTTGAAAGGATTACACGTGATGATAACAGTAATGGAAGTGACAAAATACCATATCGATTCAAATTAACCGTTCGTAATCCTCAAGATGATGATCATGATGTATGGTATCAAGAAGAGTTTGATACCGTCGTGATAGCTACTGGTCATTACCATGTCCCTTTTATACCTCATGTTCCAGGTTTGAAAACGgttcaagaaaaatatcCCCTGAAGATACAACATGCTAAATTTTATAGAGACTCCTCATcttataaaaataaaactgttgttgttgttgggtCTCGTGCTTCAGGTGCGGACTTGACCAAATTCATTGCTAGAGAAGACGGCACTACAGTTTATCAATCTGTCAGAAATTTTGACAACACTAAGTTTGTCACTCAGAAAACCAATGTTGTTAAAAAGccacaaattgaaaagtttGAGTTTAGTGAAGGAAGTATTAAAATTGTCTTTGAAGACGGTACATTGTTGGAGAATCCAGATTATGTGATTTACTGTACTGGCTATTTGTTTTCATACCCATATTTGAATCGATTGACAAATAACCAGATCACAGAAGGTATAACTATTCCAAACTTGTACCAACATACATTCTTGATCAATGAACCATTAATTACAATAATTGGTGTTCCCATTGATGGTATTTCCTTCAGAGTGTTTGAGTATCAAGCTGTTTTGCTAGCAAGATATTTGACTGGAAAAATTAGTTTACCTCCAAGATCAAAGCAAAGTGAGTGGGTAAATAAGAGATATGAGGACAAAAAGAACACAAGAGCATATCACACCATAGGTGTATTGGATGCTTTTAATTATTccaatgatttgattaaattagGTGAAGTTCTGGATAAAGTAGAAGTGGGTagaaaatttccaattttgaGCTCTGACGATATTTTGCTTTACAAGGAGGCGGGGGaaaagttgaagaaattcTGGGATGAAAGATAG
- a CDS encoding uncharacterized protein (Ortholog(s) have ubiquitin binding activity and cytoplasm localization): MNDTEDTIYIPIPHYPPFKLRSSLIDKDPVIWVHLLEAYIHLMTVLLDPETPKLNVKSQQQLQLFLKIFLFETCEEETKIFSLGAINPDIKKNTSILNAYVFQLIKKYSFVKLNLTGEAIWNFTKIHAPKNISTVRGLIDGTFKSEFNDNKKSGNISSISPVQKHLDLIVTNGKFTKTEDLVILSMLLGQNTTRTSTFSMGSNKSINKKRNRSLPFAENFVNVQWIELLEKGYANGKSVNADIIKDIMIISIISLSAEKLATLTMNLGITSIAAFNVCPLFSSIIISEPYKELIPNLEKKLPFLRNIDIDDDNGYEDDDLDGYEDNIEGISILVDLWPNMTERKAKIILKQHNGDVEHVTNLLLENPELIDKIEMPKKTNNGTASTSNNTKTFTGSYKIFSGKKKGSLNNNTKLNAPSADLKKKTLESALRLMYQSDEDEPDDTYDDQEKTTGV; encoded by the coding sequence ATGAATGATACTGAAGATACTATATACATTCCGATTCCACACTATCCACCATTCAAGCTTCGATcatctttaattgataaagatCCCGTGATATGGGTGCATTTACTTGAAGCTTATATTCATCTTATGACAGTTTTACTTGACCCAGAGACCccaaaattaaatgttaaatcacaacaacaattgcaATTATTCTTGAAAATATTCTTATTTGAAACAtgtgaagaagaaaccaaaattttttctttgggTGCCATCAACCCTGATATTAAAAAGAATACCAGCATTTTAAATGCATACgttttccaattgattaaaaagTATAGTTTTGTCAAATTGAACTTAACTGGAGAAGCAATATGGAATTTCACAAAGATTCATGCCCCAAAAAACATCAGTACTGTAAGAGGATTAATTGATGGTACTTTTAAATCTGAGTTTAACGACAATAAAAAATCGGGGAATATATCTTCTATTTCACCAGTACAAAAACACTTGGACTTGATTGTAACTAATGGAAAATTTACTAAAACTGAAGATCTTGTGATATTATCTATGTTATTAGGACAAAACACTACTAGAACAAGCACATTTTCTATGGGATCCAACAAAAGTATCAACAAGAAGCGAAATCGATCATTGCCCTTTGCAGAAAATTTTGTCAATGTCCAATGGATAGAGTTATTAGAAAAGGGGTATGCCAACGGCAAAAGTGTCAATGCTGATATTATAAAAGATATTATGATTATATCTATCATTTCACTATCTGCAGAGAAATTGGCTACATTGACGATGAATTTGGGAATCACTTCAATTGCTGCATTTAATGTTTGTCCGTTGTTCAGTTCAATCATTATTTCTGAACCATATAAGGAATTGATTCccaatttggaaaaaaagTTACCATTTTTGAGAAACATAGATATCGATGATGATAACGGTTATGAAGACGATGATTTGGATGGTTACGAAGATAATATAGAAGGGATTTCAATACTAGTTGATTTGTGGCCCAATATGACAGAAAGAAAAGCCAAGATTATACTCAAGCAACATAATGGTGATGTAGAACACGTTACAAATCTATTATTAGAGAATCCTGAATTGATTGACAAGATTGAAATGCCGAAAAAGACCAACAACGGTACAGCTTCCACTAGCAATAATACTAAAACTTTTACTGGGTCGTATAAGATTTTTTCAGGGAAAAAGAAGGGAAGTCTaaacaataatacaaaGCTTAATGCGCCTAGTgctgatttgaaaaagaaaacattaGAATCTGCACTTAGATTGATGTATCAGagtgatgaagatgaaccTGACGATACTTATGatgatcaagaaaaaacaactGGTGTATAG
- a CDS encoding uncharacterized protein (Ortholog of Candida albicans WO-1 : CAWG_05881) — translation MFLKNGNFFSKLGINSLYGSEIMIESNNGQTLNAAIEVIPKFIVNVANFSADSEMIDIIIISFIISALTLLPLAYPFSNNSIHWTLTKFSAKGNDRFRFLLILLLDPIENVLVLVVFCPNNIDNITRSSVLVNFPLVTIKSKCFCTGEIEDIFPDFLLSLNSDLKVPSINPLTVSMFFGA, via the coding sequence ATGTTTCTCAAAAATGGTAActttttttccaaattggGAATCAATTCCTTATATGGTTCAGAAATAATGATTGAACTGAACAACGGACAAACATTAAATGCAGCAATTGAAGTGATTCCCAAATTCATCGTCAATGTAGCCAATTTCTCTGCAGATAGTGAAATGATAGATATAATCATAATATCTTTTATAATATCAGCATTGACACTTTTGCCGTTGGCATACCCCTTTTCTAATAACTCTATCCATTGGACATTGACAAAATTTTCTGCAAAGGGCAATGATCGATTTCGCTTCTTGTTGATACTTTTGTTGGATCCCATAGAAAATGTGCTTGTTCTAGTAGTGTTTTGTCCTAATAACATAGATAATATCACAAGATCTTCAGTTTTAGTAAATTTTCCATTAGTTACAATCAAGTCCAAGTGTTTTTGTACTGGTGAAATAGAAGATATATTCCCCGATTTTTTATTGTCGTTAAACTCAGATTTAAAAGTACCATCAATTAATCCTCTTACAGTACTGATGTTTTTTGGGGCATGA